In a genomic window of Streptomyces koelreuteriae:
- a CDS encoding 2-keto-4-pentenoate hydratase codes for MSTVPHGVCPNAAPPPAVVKAADLLTEAARTGAACPPVRELFADGGDLETAYAVQQLNVRRGLDAGRRIVGRKIGLTSVAVQRQLGVDRPDFGALFADMAVPDGGEVPAGRLLQPKVEAEVALVLGRDLPHRECTVVDLLRAVDFALPALEIVDSRVRGWDISLVDTVADNASCGLYVLGATPVPLTAVDLRAVTMTMTRDGGTVSEGTGADCLGSPLNAAVWLASALAERGDPLRAGDLVLTGALGPMTPASPGDVFEARVSGLGSVRVGFASEGDQR; via the coding sequence GTGTCGACCGTGCCCCACGGCGTCTGTCCGAACGCCGCCCCACCCCCGGCCGTGGTCAAGGCCGCCGACCTGCTGACGGAGGCCGCCCGCACCGGTGCCGCCTGCCCGCCGGTGCGTGAACTGTTCGCCGACGGCGGCGATCTGGAGACCGCGTACGCCGTGCAGCAGCTGAACGTGCGGCGCGGCCTGGACGCCGGCCGGCGGATCGTCGGCCGCAAGATCGGTCTGACCTCCGTGGCCGTTCAGCGCCAACTCGGCGTGGACCGTCCCGATTTCGGTGCGCTGTTCGCCGACATGGCCGTACCGGACGGCGGCGAGGTGCCGGCCGGGCGGCTGCTCCAGCCGAAGGTGGAGGCCGAGGTCGCGCTGGTGCTCGGGCGGGACCTTCCCCACCGCGAGTGCACCGTCGTCGACCTGCTGCGCGCGGTCGACTTCGCACTGCCCGCGCTGGAGATCGTCGACAGCCGGGTGCGGGGGTGGGACATCTCCCTGGTCGACACCGTCGCGGACAACGCCTCGTGCGGGCTGTACGTCCTGGGCGCCACTCCCGTGCCGCTCACCGCGGTGGACCTGCGCGCGGTGACGATGACCATGACCCGTGACGGCGGGACCGTCTCCGAGGGCACCGGCGCCGACTGTCTCGGCAGCCCCCTCAACGCGGCGGTCTGGCTGGCGTCCGCGCTCGCCGAACGGGGCGATCCGCTCCGGGCGGGTGACCTCGTACTGACCGGCGCCCTGGGCCCGATGACGCCCGCCTCCCCCGGCGACGTCTTCGAGGCCCGCGTATCGGGCCTCGGCTCCGTGCGGGTCGGCTTCGCCTCGGAAGGAGACCAGCGGTGA
- a CDS encoding IclR family transcriptional regulator: MLEKAATILDAFTPSGGPYRLSELSERTGLPKPTVHRLAADLVRLGWLERSGAQYRLGGKLFELGSLVPHRLDLRETALPFLQDLFEATRETVHLGVREGLEVVYLERIHGHAALQLPSRIGGSLPLTCTGVGKALLAFSGAELTEEVLSRPLPSLTPHSITDQDRLRMALEKIRVSGLAYEEQEAALGVSCIAAPVFAGGTTVAALSVAVPRARFSPAQLAPAVRTAALGLSRVLRGGG; this comes from the coding sequence ATGTTGGAGAAGGCCGCTACCATCCTCGATGCCTTCACTCCGAGTGGCGGACCGTACCGTCTGTCGGAACTTTCGGAGCGCACGGGCCTGCCCAAGCCCACGGTGCACCGGCTGGCGGCGGACCTCGTGCGGCTGGGCTGGCTGGAACGCTCCGGTGCCCAGTACCGGCTCGGCGGCAAGCTGTTCGAGCTCGGTTCGCTCGTCCCGCACCGGCTCGATCTGCGGGAGACGGCCCTGCCCTTCCTCCAGGACCTGTTCGAGGCAACCCGCGAGACGGTCCACCTCGGTGTACGGGAGGGCCTGGAGGTGGTCTACCTCGAGCGCATCCACGGCCACGCGGCCCTGCAATTGCCGTCCCGTATCGGCGGCAGCCTGCCGCTGACCTGTACCGGCGTAGGCAAGGCCCTGCTCGCCTTCTCGGGCGCCGAGCTGACCGAGGAGGTGTTGTCCCGGCCGCTGCCGAGCCTCACACCCCACTCGATCACCGACCAGGACCGTCTGCGGATGGCCCTGGAGAAGATCCGGGTCTCGGGTCTCGCCTACGAGGAGCAGGAGGCCGCCCTGGGCGTGAGCTGCATCGCGGCCCCCGTCTTCGCCGGCGGCACCACGGTCGCGGCCCTCTCGGTGGCCGTACCCCGCGCCCGCTTCAGCCCCGCCCAACTCGCCCCCGCCGTGCGCACAGCGGCTCTGGGGCTGTCCCGTGTGCTGCGTGGGGGTGGTTGA
- a CDS encoding amidohydrolase family protein — MTTAPRRIDVHQHVVPPFYRDALTRAGIAEAGGRALPDWSPEAALDLMDLLRTETAILSVSTPGTGFLTDPGEAAGLARRLNDHSAAVTAEHPDRFGWFATLPMPDLGASAKEAERALAELGADGVTLLSNTQGTYLGGEGQDALWRVLDARGAVVFVHPADLPAPAVDGIPPFAADFLLDTTRAAYLLVRNGVPRRYPNIRFVLSHAGGFVPYASHRMAVAIAADTGRSPLDTLDDLRGFYYDTALSSSPAALPTLLAFARPGHVLFGSDWPFAPAPAGQYFASGLDNWVDPHILTAVNRTNAEALFPRLAARAPAQAPARPLPVRLRQSAQRAGARLFYKLIQPGTN, encoded by the coding sequence ATGACCACCGCACCCCGCCGGATCGACGTCCACCAGCACGTCGTCCCGCCCTTCTACCGTGACGCGCTCACCCGGGCCGGCATCGCCGAGGCAGGCGGGCGCGCCCTGCCCGACTGGAGTCCCGAGGCCGCCCTGGACCTGATGGACCTGCTGCGGACCGAGACGGCGATCCTCTCCGTCTCCACCCCCGGCACGGGCTTCCTCACCGACCCCGGCGAGGCCGCCGGCCTGGCACGGCGTCTCAACGACCACTCCGCCGCCGTCACCGCCGAACACCCCGACCGCTTCGGGTGGTTCGCCACGCTGCCCATGCCCGATCTCGGCGCGTCGGCCAAGGAGGCCGAGCGGGCCTTGGCGGAACTGGGTGCCGACGGGGTCACCCTGCTCTCCAACACGCAGGGCACCTACCTCGGCGGCGAGGGGCAGGACGCGCTGTGGCGGGTCCTGGACGCGCGCGGTGCCGTCGTGTTCGTCCACCCCGCCGACCTCCCGGCACCCGCTGTCGACGGCATCCCGCCGTTCGCCGCCGACTTCCTCCTGGACACCACCCGCGCCGCGTACCTGCTCGTCCGCAACGGCGTCCCGCGCCGTTACCCGAACATCCGGTTCGTCCTCAGCCACGCGGGCGGCTTCGTCCCCTACGCCTCCCATCGCATGGCCGTCGCCATCGCCGCTGACACCGGGCGCAGCCCCCTGGACACCCTGGACGATCTCCGCGGCTTCTACTACGACACCGCCCTCTCCTCCAGCCCCGCCGCCCTGCCCACCCTGCTCGCCTTCGCCCGCCCCGGGCACGTTCTGTTCGGCAGCGACTGGCCCTTCGCACCCGCCCCAGCCGGCCAGTACTTCGCAAGCGGCCTCGACAACTGGGTGGACCCTCACATCCTCACGGCCGTCAACCGCACCAACGCCGAAGCCCTCTTCCCCCGCCTGGCCGCGCGGGCGCCCGCGCAGGCTCCGGCCCGTCCGCTCCCGGTGCGGCTGCGTCAATCCGCCCAGCGGGCCGGCGCCCGCCTCTTCTACAAGCTCATCCAGCCGGGAACCAACTGA
- a CDS encoding bifunctional 3-(3-hydroxy-phenyl)propionate/3-hydroxycinnamic acid hydroxylase, whose translation MAVIGYGPTGVTAANLLGALGLRVVVLERDAEIYSRARAISTDEEVIRIWQRIGLADRLKEDMLAERPLDFVDARGRTFLSACPAPRGHGHPPQMFLYQPALEQVLRDGVDRYPRVEILLRHECLRLRQDADGVELTVVGTADDSVRRIRARYVIAADGGSSLTRAQLNIGYEGKTYEDRWVVIDTEMLKPWPDHDRLRFRCDPARPAVDCPTPLGHHRWEFPILPGDDEAYLTTDDAIYSMVAKYGIDRDQIRILRATVYSHHVRFAARFRAGRVFLAGDAAHAMPPWIGQGMAAGVRDAANLCWKLAAVLRGELPETVLDSYETERKPHVKEITRRAVFTGKLITERRLTVARIRDTTLHALRRASALSGRLVDAHWIPVARYAKGFLARPRTKASGRQIPQPWVTGPDGARVRLDDVLGGRWLLLHGGRSAPQPAWDRPGVPSLTVLPAGSRPAEGAVVDSDGVLLAWMAAHRAATLALRPDAYVYAAAGRGVPLPPPPAGFAPAPHATASTSS comes from the coding sequence GTGGCGGTGATCGGCTACGGGCCCACGGGAGTGACCGCCGCGAATCTGCTGGGCGCGCTGGGCCTGCGGGTGGTCGTGCTGGAGCGCGACGCCGAGATCTACTCCCGGGCACGGGCGATCTCCACGGACGAGGAGGTCATCCGGATCTGGCAGCGGATCGGGCTGGCGGACCGGCTGAAGGAGGACATGCTGGCCGAGCGGCCGCTCGACTTCGTCGACGCACGCGGCCGCACCTTCCTCAGCGCCTGCCCCGCGCCGCGCGGGCACGGTCATCCGCCGCAGATGTTCCTCTACCAGCCGGCGCTGGAGCAGGTCCTGCGCGACGGCGTCGATCGCTATCCCCGCGTGGAGATCCTGCTGCGCCACGAGTGCCTGCGGCTGCGCCAGGACGCCGACGGGGTGGAGTTGACGGTGGTCGGCACCGCCGACGACTCCGTACGACGGATCCGCGCGAGGTACGTGATCGCGGCCGACGGCGGCTCCAGCCTGACCCGCGCCCAGCTCAACATCGGCTACGAGGGCAAGACGTACGAGGACCGCTGGGTGGTCATCGACACCGAGATGCTCAAGCCCTGGCCCGACCATGACCGGCTGCGCTTCCGCTGCGACCCGGCGCGCCCCGCGGTGGACTGTCCGACTCCGCTCGGGCATCACCGCTGGGAGTTCCCGATCCTGCCGGGGGACGACGAGGCGTATCTGACCACCGACGACGCGATCTACTCGATGGTGGCCAAGTACGGGATCGACCGGGACCAGATCAGGATCCTGCGGGCCACCGTCTACAGTCACCACGTCCGCTTCGCCGCCCGTTTCCGGGCCGGCCGCGTCTTCCTCGCGGGCGACGCGGCGCACGCCATGCCGCCGTGGATCGGCCAGGGCATGGCAGCGGGCGTACGGGACGCGGCCAACCTCTGCTGGAAGCTCGCCGCCGTCCTGCGCGGCGAACTGCCCGAGACCGTCCTCGACTCCTACGAGACCGAACGCAAGCCGCACGTCAAGGAGATCACGCGGCGGGCCGTCTTCACCGGGAAGCTCATCACCGAACGACGGCTGACCGTCGCCAGGATCCGGGACACGACGCTGCACGCCCTCCGCCGGGCGTCCGCCCTCAGCGGCCGGCTGGTCGACGCGCACTGGATTCCCGTCGCCCGCTACGCCAAGGGGTTCCTGGCCCGTCCGCGCACGAAAGCCTCCGGGCGCCAGATCCCCCAGCCCTGGGTGACCGGCCCCGACGGGGCCCGGGTCCGCCTCGACGACGTGCTCGGCGGACGCTGGCTGCTTCTGCACGGTGGACGGTCCGCCCCGCAGCCCGCGTGGGACCGCCCCGGCGTCCCCTCGCTGACCGTCCTGCCGGCGGGCTCACGCCCGGCCGAGGGCGCGGTCGTCGACAGCGACGGTGTGCTGCTCGCCTGGATGGCCGCACACCGTGCGGCCACGCTCGCCCTGCGCCCGGACGCCTATGTGTACGCCGCCGCCGGCCGGGGCGTTCCCCTCCCGCCGCCCCCGGCCGGTTTCGCGCCGGCCCCGCATGCGACCGCCTCGACCTCCAGCTGA
- a CDS encoding alpha/beta fold hydrolase, translated as MPTHTALPTMRESLLDIDSKKIFVAETGDGPPTLLLHGGGPGASGVSNYSRNIAALAEEYRVIVPDLPGYGRSTKGMDGADPFGYLAGGIRGLMDELDLEKAHLVGNSYGGACALRLALDTPDRVDRMVLMGPGGIGTTRALPTPGLNSLLDYYSGDGPSRLKLEKFIRNHLVFNAADVPDSVIDARYEASIDPEVVAAPPLRRPSGPNALRTLWKMDFTRDRRVSRLPVPTLVLWGAADKVNRPSGGRMLAERMPNCDLYEVANTGHWVQFERAELFNRLCADFLAGRR; from the coding sequence ATGCCCACGCACACCGCACTGCCGACGATGCGGGAGTCCCTGCTCGACATCGACAGCAAGAAGATCTTCGTCGCCGAGACCGGCGACGGCCCGCCCACGCTGCTGCTGCACGGCGGCGGCCCTGGCGCCTCCGGCGTCTCCAACTACTCCCGCAACATCGCCGCGTTGGCCGAGGAGTACCGGGTCATCGTCCCCGACCTGCCCGGCTACGGCCGCAGCACCAAGGGCATGGACGGCGCCGATCCCTTCGGCTACCTCGCCGGGGGAATCCGCGGGCTGATGGACGAACTCGATCTGGAAAAGGCCCACTTGGTCGGAAACTCCTACGGCGGCGCCTGCGCCCTGCGCCTCGCCCTGGACACACCGGACCGGGTAGACCGCATGGTGCTGATGGGCCCCGGCGGCATCGGCACCACCCGCGCCCTGCCCACCCCGGGGCTCAACAGCCTGCTCGACTACTACTCCGGCGACGGGCCTTCGCGGCTGAAGCTGGAGAAGTTCATCCGCAACCACCTGGTCTTCAACGCAGCCGACGTGCCGGACTCTGTGATCGACGCGCGTTACGAGGCGAGCATCGACCCCGAGGTGGTCGCGGCCCCACCGCTGCGCCGCCCGTCCGGCCCGAACGCTCTGCGCACGCTGTGGAAGATGGACTTCACGCGCGACCGGCGCGTGTCGAGGCTGCCGGTGCCCACCTTGGTGCTGTGGGGCGCGGCGGACAAGGTCAACCGGCCGTCCGGCGGCCGGATGCTGGCCGAGCGCATGCCCAACTGCGATCTCTACGAGGTCGCCAACACCGGGCACTGGGTGCAGTTCGAACGCGCCGAGCTGTTCAACCGGCTGTGCGCCGACTTCCTGGCAGGCAGGCGATGA
- a CDS encoding VOC family protein, translating to MTITPGASVFGAVHLGYIVIETDRFTDWRRFGTDAIGMHHDDLETDVMRFRLDDQECRFLLRRGPAEDVVATGWHIDDHTTFERIEHRVRAHGVPVVQGTEEEAELRGVERLLRFPGPKGITQEIYTTPVTSPEPLRMLASGWVTGEAGMGHVAITSAKPALMRGYFTTVFDARLTDYIDETISGVKLKIRFLRVNERHHSLAIAAVRGLPIDPIRTRVQHLNIQAASLDDLARSYERVHELGFDMALSVGQHTNDKELSYYARTPSGFEWEVGWNPIVIDESTWEPGTHQGISVWGHLPVGQTIVDKLDQFRLGARSLAHPEKTVRALSGAGVPDD from the coding sequence ATGACCATCACTCCGGGCGCATCCGTCTTCGGCGCCGTCCACCTCGGCTACATCGTCATCGAGACCGACCGCTTCACCGACTGGCGGCGCTTCGGCACCGACGCCATCGGCATGCACCACGACGACCTCGAGACGGACGTGATGCGCTTCCGCCTCGACGACCAGGAATGCCGTTTCCTGCTGCGCCGCGGCCCGGCCGAGGACGTCGTCGCCACCGGCTGGCACATCGACGACCACACGACCTTCGAACGCATCGAGCACCGCGTACGCGCCCACGGCGTACCCGTCGTCCAAGGCACCGAGGAAGAGGCGGAGCTGCGCGGCGTCGAACGCCTGCTGCGCTTCCCCGGACCCAAGGGCATCACCCAGGAGATCTACACCACGCCCGTCACCTCACCCGAACCCCTGCGCATGCTCGCCTCCGGATGGGTCACCGGCGAGGCCGGCATGGGGCACGTCGCGATCACCTCCGCCAAGCCCGCCTTGATGCGCGGCTACTTCACCACGGTCTTCGACGCCCGCCTGACCGACTACATCGACGAGACGATCAGCGGCGTCAAGCTCAAGATCCGTTTTCTGCGCGTGAACGAGCGCCACCACTCCCTCGCGATCGCCGCCGTCCGCGGTCTGCCGATCGACCCGATCCGCACCCGGGTCCAGCACCTCAACATCCAGGCCGCCAGTCTCGACGACCTCGCCCGCAGCTACGAGCGCGTGCACGAACTCGGCTTCGACATGGCCCTGTCCGTGGGCCAGCACACCAACGACAAGGAACTGTCCTACTACGCCCGCACCCCCTCGGGCTTCGAGTGGGAGGTGGGCTGGAACCCGATCGTCATCGACGAGAGCACCTGGGAGCCCGGCACCCACCAGGGCATCAGCGTCTGGGGCCACCTACCGGTCGGCCAGACCATCGTCGACAAGCTCGACCAGTTCCGCCTCGGCGCACGCTCCCTCGCCCACCCGGAGAAGACCGTCCGGGCCCTCAGCGGTGCCGGTGTCCCCGACGACTGA
- a CDS encoding GntR family transcriptional regulator, with the protein MARATGKSEAVYERLKSDIESLRLRPGAKLSEVQLSEELGASRTPVREAIRRLARDGLVDFVPGEVARVAAISLGGVRALFEFRMLLEPRAAASVATAGTGDERVLVPFRGLLERLEEFDASFRALDAAEQVRSYQEFYEVTEGFDQAVIAACRNPYLARTIRDLRGQTVRLRHLSHSGPRRMLTSLEEHRAMLKAITQGDAQAAEAACRHHLAQTLQALIDSLTSHDLALGVGVQVDIAG; encoded by the coding sequence ATGGCGCGGGCAACCGGTAAGAGCGAAGCGGTCTACGAGCGGCTGAAGAGCGACATCGAGTCGCTGCGGCTGCGCCCGGGCGCCAAGCTCAGCGAGGTCCAGCTGAGCGAGGAGCTCGGCGCTTCGCGGACGCCCGTACGGGAGGCGATCAGGCGGCTGGCCAGGGACGGCCTGGTCGACTTCGTACCGGGTGAGGTGGCCAGGGTGGCCGCGATCTCGCTGGGCGGGGTGCGGGCCCTGTTCGAGTTCCGCATGCTGCTGGAGCCCCGCGCGGCCGCATCGGTCGCGACGGCGGGTACGGGTGACGAGCGGGTGCTGGTGCCGTTTCGCGGACTGCTGGAGCGGCTGGAGGAGTTCGACGCGTCCTTCCGCGCGCTCGACGCCGCTGAACAGGTCCGCTCCTACCAGGAGTTCTACGAGGTCACGGAGGGGTTCGACCAGGCGGTCATTGCCGCCTGCCGCAATCCGTACCTCGCCCGTACGATCCGGGACCTGCGCGGCCAGACCGTGCGGCTGCGGCACCTCTCGCACAGCGGGCCGCGCCGCATGCTGACGTCGCTGGAGGAGCATCGCGCGATGCTGAAGGCCATCACACAGGGGGACGCCCAGGCGGCGGAGGCGGCCTGCCGACACCACCTCGCGCAGACCCTGCAAGCCCTCATCGACAGTCTGACCAGCCACGACCTGGCCCTCGGGGTCGGTGTCCAGGTGGACATCGCGGGCTGA